Proteins from a single region of Pseudomonas phenolilytica:
- the accB gene encoding acetyl-CoA carboxylase biotin carboxyl carrier protein encodes MDIRKVKKLIELLEESGIDELEIHEGEESVRISRHSKQVAMQQPVYAHAPAAPAPAPVAAAPAADAAPAAPKLNGNVVRSPMVGTFYRASSPEAKAFVEVGQTVKKGDILCIVEAMKMMNHIEAEIGGTIESILVENGQPVEYDQPLFTIV; translated from the coding sequence ATGGATATTCGCAAAGTCAAGAAACTGATCGAACTGCTGGAAGAGTCCGGTATCGACGAGCTCGAGATTCACGAGGGTGAAGAGTCCGTACGTATCAGCCGCCACAGCAAGCAAGTCGCGATGCAGCAACCGGTCTACGCGCATGCCCCTGCCGCTCCGGCCCCTGCTCCAGTCGCCGCCGCGCCGGCTGCCGATGCCGCTCCGGCAGCACCGAAGCTGAACGGGAACGTGGTTCGCTCGCCGATGGTCGGCACCTTCTACCGCGCATCCTCGCCGGAGGCCAAGGCGTTCGTCGAAGTCGGCCAGACCGTCAAGAAAGGCGACATCCTCTGCATCGTCGAAGCCATGAAGATGATGAACCACATCGAGGCCGAAATCGGCGGCACCATCGAATCCATCCTGGTGGAGAATGGTCAGCCGGTCGAATACGACCAGCCGCTGTTCACCATCGTTTGA
- the fis gene encoding DNA-binding transcriptional regulator Fis yields the protein MTLLNETLLTGTASVSDNVNLKQHLNTPSEAGHTLRGSVEKALHNYFARLEGADVTDVYNLVLSEVEAPLLETVMNYVKGNQTKASELLGLNRGTLRKKLKQYDLL from the coding sequence ATGACGCTGTTGAACGAAACCTTGCTAACTGGAACCGCATCCGTGAGCGACAACGTGAACCTGAAGCAGCACCTCAACACGCCGAGCGAAGCGGGGCATACCCTTCGCGGCAGCGTGGAGAAGGCGCTGCACAACTATTTTGCCCGTCTCGAGGGTGCCGACGTCACGGACGTCTACAACCTGGTGCTCTCGGAAGTCGAGGCGCCGTTGCTGGAAACCGTGATGAATTACGTCAAGGGCAACCAGACCAAGGCCTCCGAGCTGCTGGGTCTGAACCGCGGCACCCTGCGCAAGAAACTCAAGCAGTACGACTTGCTGTAA
- a CDS encoding protein-disulfide reductase DsbD, translated as MRRLLTLLLFLVVLPASAGLFDSKPSPTLGAPLGAPLNNSADFLPVREAFRLSLVDSSPTQVKLRFVAAEGYYLYRHRFAFKTQEPGVTIGEAQLPAGEQKTDDYFGEVEVYYGVLDIEVPVDNPEQRPFTLQVSYQGCADKGLCYPPETENLTIGGIGAASTAAPNAPEAKGELSWRAIGLFFLAGLGLTFTPCVLPMLPILSGVVLRGQTGGMRSFLLSLAYVLPMAGGFALLGALMGVFGAELNLQARLQSPWILVPFALFFVAFALAMFGLFELRLPQALSARLDRVAGNARGGSFTGAALLGAISSLLVSPCVSAPLAGALLYISASGDALGGGLKLFALGLGMGAPLVLFATGGGALLPRSGPWMVSVRNTFGVLLLAVAVWMLERVLPGPLALALWGLLAAGSALFLGTLEFTQKTARQKLAQLLGLVLLVYALAAWVGALQGNSDPLRPLPQSSAVRADSATGDGWLTLATTAELDAQLAAARAAGQPLMLDWYADWCVSCKVFEREVFAHPQVAPRLAGYRLIRFDITDSNAEQRALLDRYQLFGPPAILFFDRAGNELKDVRVVGELDAREFGERLDRAESSL; from the coding sequence ATGCGCCGTCTGCTGACCCTGCTGCTTTTCCTCGTCGTGCTGCCCGCCAGCGCCGGTTTGTTCGACAGTAAGCCAAGCCCCACACTTGGCGCCCCGCTCGGCGCCCCGCTCAACAACAGCGCGGACTTCCTGCCGGTGCGCGAGGCCTTTCGCCTAAGCCTGGTAGACAGCTCCCCAACACAGGTGAAGCTGCGTTTCGTCGCCGCCGAGGGTTACTACCTTTATCGCCACCGCTTCGCATTCAAGACCCAGGAACCGGGCGTCACCATCGGCGAGGCGCAACTGCCGGCCGGTGAGCAGAAGACCGACGACTACTTCGGCGAGGTGGAGGTCTACTACGGCGTACTGGATATCGAGGTGCCGGTCGACAATCCAGAGCAGCGCCCCTTCACGCTGCAGGTAAGCTACCAGGGCTGCGCGGACAAGGGACTGTGCTATCCGCCGGAAACCGAGAATCTGACCATCGGCGGTATCGGCGCCGCATCTACCGCCGCGCCGAATGCGCCAGAGGCAAAGGGCGAGCTTTCCTGGCGGGCGATCGGGCTGTTCTTCCTCGCCGGTCTGGGGTTGACGTTCACCCCCTGTGTGCTGCCGATGCTGCCCATCCTCAGCGGCGTGGTGCTGCGCGGCCAAACGGGCGGCATGCGCAGCTTCCTGCTGTCGCTGGCCTATGTTCTGCCGATGGCGGGCGGCTTCGCTCTGCTCGGGGCTTTGATGGGCGTATTCGGCGCCGAACTGAATCTGCAGGCGCGCCTGCAGTCGCCGTGGATTCTGGTGCCCTTCGCGCTGTTCTTCGTCGCCTTCGCGCTGGCCATGTTCGGCCTGTTCGAACTGCGCCTGCCGCAGGCGCTGTCGGCGCGTCTCGATCGCGTCGCCGGCAATGCCCGCGGCGGCTCGTTCACCGGCGCGGCGCTGCTCGGGGCGATTTCCAGCCTGCTGGTATCGCCCTGTGTTTCCGCGCCGCTGGCCGGTGCCCTGCTGTACATCAGCGCCAGCGGCGATGCCTTGGGCGGCGGCCTGAAGCTGTTCGCCCTGGGCCTGGGCATGGGTGCACCGCTGGTGCTGTTCGCCACCGGCGGCGGCGCGCTGCTGCCCCGAAGTGGTCCGTGGATGGTCAGTGTGCGCAATACCTTCGGCGTCCTGCTGCTGGCAGTCGCGGTATGGATGCTCGAACGCGTGTTGCCCGGTCCGCTGGCGCTGGCATTGTGGGGTCTGCTCGCCGCCGGTTCGGCGCTGTTCCTCGGCACCCTGGAGTTCACCCAGAAAACCGCGCGGCAGAAGCTTGCGCAGCTGCTGGGACTGGTCCTGCTGGTCTACGCGCTGGCGGCCTGGGTCGGTGCGCTGCAGGGCAACTCCGATCCGCTGCGGCCGTTACCCCAGTCCAGCGCAGTGCGGGCCGACAGCGCGACCGGCGATGGCTGGCTGACCCTTGCCACCACGGCCGAACTCGATGCACAACTGGCCGCCGCACGCGCCGCTGGCCAGCCGCTGATGCTGGACTGGTACGCCGACTGGTGCGTCAGCTGCAAGGTTTTCGAACGCGAGGTCTTTGCCCATCCACAGGTGGCGCCGCGGCTGGCTGGTTATCGGCTGATCCGTTTCGACATCACCGACAGCAACGCCGAGCAGCGCGCCCTGCTCGACCGCTACCAGCTGTTCGGTCCACCGGCGATCCTGTTCTTTGATCGCGCCGGCAACGAACTGAAGGACGTCCGCGTCGTCGGCGAACTGGACGCCCGGGAATTCGGCGAGCGGCTGGATCGCGCCGAGAGCTCGCTCTAG
- the aroQ gene encoding type II 3-dehydroquinate dehydratase, which yields MATLLVLHGPNLNLLGTREPGVYGAVTLAQINQDLEQRARDGGHHLLHLQSNAEYELIERIHAARDEDVDFILINPAAFTHTSVALRDALLAVSIPFIEVHLSNVHKREPFRHHSYFSDVAVGVICGLGASGYRLALEAALEQLAAS from the coding sequence ATGGCCACGCTGCTCGTGCTCCACGGCCCCAATCTCAACCTGCTCGGCACCCGTGAACCCGGTGTGTATGGCGCCGTGACGCTGGCGCAGATCAATCAGGATCTGGAACAGCGCGCGCGCGACGGCGGCCATCACCTCCTGCATCTGCAATCGAACGCCGAATACGAGTTGATCGAGCGCATTCACGCCGCTCGCGACGAAGACGTCGACTTCATCCTGATCAATCCGGCTGCCTTCACCCACACCAGCGTCGCATTACGTGACGCGCTGCTGGCCGTGAGCATCCCATTCATCGAAGTGCACTTGTCCAACGTGCACAAGCGTGAACCTTTCCGCCATCACTCCTATTTCTCCGACGTAGCGGTAGGAGTGATCTGCGGCCTTGGCGCCAGCGGCTACCGACTGGCATTGGAGGCCGCCCTGGAACAACTCGCCGCTTCCTGA
- a CDS encoding DUF3426 domain-containing protein, translating to MSSFITQCPHCRTSFRVSHSQLGAARGAVRCGACLEVFNAARQLLADEHPTPPLVVAGPAAQPPAPSTAQSADESRWIHDDLDLDSLNLDEELAKLEAQERELAQRFSEPAGTPPAVVAPPRAEPDEPAVADTPRATPESDSPAPIEAPESIAPTETTPSFPPSPASAAPLPPSQTATASERITAIHADETPARVEPDIGGADEAPAAPAPEVSSANHTANQRHEPELANTPLFELDDEPLQLAWQPPRKRWGRGLAWGTLNLLALLGLAGQYVAYNFDELARQDRYRPWFERLCPTLGCTLPSKVDVSQIRSSNLVVRSHPDFRGALVVDAIIYNRAPFAQPFPLLEIRFADLTGKLIASRSFKPSEYLSGELAGQTEMPPQVPIHIALDILDPGSKAVNYSLNFRSPE from the coding sequence ATGAGCAGCTTCATCACTCAATGTCCCCACTGCCGCACCAGCTTTCGTGTCAGTCACAGCCAACTCGGCGCGGCGCGTGGCGCGGTGCGTTGCGGGGCCTGCCTTGAAGTGTTCAATGCCGCGCGTCAGCTGCTGGCCGACGAGCATCCGACGCCACCACTTGTCGTCGCCGGCCCGGCGGCTCAGCCGCCTGCGCCGTCTACCGCGCAGAGCGCAGACGAGAGTCGTTGGATCCACGACGATCTGGATCTCGACAGCCTCAACCTCGACGAGGAACTGGCCAAGCTGGAAGCGCAGGAGCGCGAGCTTGCCCAGCGCTTCAGCGAGCCCGCCGGTACGCCGCCGGCAGTCGTTGCTCCGCCGCGCGCCGAGCCGGATGAGCCGGCCGTAGCGGATACACCGCGCGCCACGCCTGAGAGTGACTCACCCGCGCCCATCGAGGCGCCGGAATCGATCGCACCGACCGAAACTACGCCATCCTTCCCGCCGAGCCCCGCTTCGGCAGCGCCCTTGCCGCCCAGCCAGACGGCAACCGCCAGCGAGCGGATCACGGCGATCCACGCCGACGAGACGCCCGCACGTGTGGAGCCCGATATCGGCGGCGCGGACGAAGCCCCGGCCGCGCCAGCACCGGAAGTATCGTCTGCCAACCACACGGCCAATCAGCGCCACGAGCCGGAGCTGGCGAACACACCACTGTTCGAACTCGACGACGAGCCGCTGCAACTCGCCTGGCAGCCACCGCGCAAACGCTGGGGCCGTGGGCTGGCGTGGGGCACGCTGAATCTTCTCGCCCTGCTCGGCCTCGCCGGCCAGTACGTGGCGTACAACTTCGACGAACTGGCGCGCCAGGACCGCTATCGCCCCTGGTTCGAGCGTCTCTGTCCGACGCTGGGTTGCACCCTGCCGAGCAAGGTTGACGTCAGCCAGATTCGCAGTAGCAACCTAGTGGTGCGCAGCCATCCGGACTTTCGCGGCGCACTGGTGGTGGACGCCATCATCTACAACCGTGCGCCCTTCGCCCAACCGTTTCCGTTGCTGGAAATCCGCTTCGCCGATCTCACCGGCAAACTGATTGCAAGCCGCAGCTTCAAGCCCAGCGAATACCTGTCGGGCGAGCTCGCCGGACAGACGGAAATGCCCCCGCAGGTCCCCATCCATATCGCCTTGGATATCCTCGACCCGGGCTCGAAGGCGGTGAACTACAGTCTGAACTTCCGCTCTCCGGAATAG
- the prmA gene encoding 50S ribosomal protein L11 methyltransferase — MSWLQIRLAITPDQAAALEDQLLALGAVSVTFMDGEDQPIFEPDLGTTPLWSHTHLLALFEADTDADAVLAHLRLLRGGELPEHHIERIEDQDWERSWMDNFQPMRFGRRLWIVPSWHTAPEPDAVNLLLDPGLAFGTGTHPTTALCLEWLDGQELAGCRVLDFGCGSGILGIAALLLGAESALGTDIDPQALEASRDNAGRNGLPAEAFPVYLPEHLPAQAVDVVVANILAGPLVQLATQITTLVKPGGRLALSGILAEQAEQVRRAYEGAFDLDPTADQDGWVRISGTRR, encoded by the coding sequence ATGTCCTGGTTGCAGATCCGCCTTGCCATAACCCCCGATCAGGCCGCAGCGCTGGAGGACCAGCTGTTGGCGCTGGGTGCCGTCTCGGTGACGTTCATGGATGGCGAGGACCAGCCGATCTTCGAGCCGGACCTGGGCACCACGCCGTTGTGGAGTCACACCCACCTGCTTGCGCTATTCGAGGCCGATACCGATGCGGACGCGGTACTCGCCCACCTGCGCCTGCTGCGCGGTGGCGAGCTGCCCGAGCACCATATCGAACGCATCGAAGATCAGGACTGGGAGCGCAGCTGGATGGACAACTTCCAGCCGATGCGTTTCGGCCGCCGCCTGTGGATCGTGCCGAGCTGGCATACCGCGCCGGAGCCGGACGCAGTCAACCTGTTGCTCGACCCCGGCTTGGCCTTCGGCACCGGCACCCACCCGACCACTGCGCTGTGCCTGGAGTGGCTGGACGGCCAGGAACTGGCCGGCTGCCGCGTACTCGACTTCGGCTGCGGTTCGGGCATTCTCGGCATCGCCGCACTGCTGCTCGGCGCCGAATCGGCGCTGGGCACCGACATCGATCCACAGGCGTTGGAAGCCTCGCGCGACAACGCCGGCCGCAACGGCCTGCCGGCCGAAGCTTTCCCGGTCTACCTGCCCGAACACCTACCAGCGCAGGCGGTCGACGTGGTGGTCGCCAACATCCTCGCCGGTCCGCTGGTGCAACTGGCAACGCAGATCACCACGCTGGTCAAGCCCGGCGGCCGACTGGCGCTGTCCGGCATTCTTGCCGAACAGGCCGAGCAGGTTCGCCGCGCCTACGAAGGCGCCTTCGATCTCGACCCGACCGCCGACCAGGACGGCTGGGTGCGCATCAGCGGAACCCGCCGCTGA
- the accC gene encoding acetyl-CoA carboxylase biotin carboxylase subunit, protein MLEKVLIANRGEIALRVLRACKELGIKTVAVHSTADRDLMHVSLADESVCIGPASSAQSYLSIPAIIAAAEVTGADGIHPGYGFLAENADFAEQVEKSGFTFIGPTADVIRLMGDKVSAKHAMKKAGVPTVPGSDGPLPEDEQLALKIAREVGYPVIIKAAGGGGGRGMRVVHKEEDLIASAKLTRNEAGAAFGNSMVYLEKFLTNPRHVEIQVLADGQGNAIHLGDRDCSLQRRHQKVIEEAPAPLIDEEARRKVQARCVQACIDIGYRGAGTFEFLYEDGNFYFIEMNTRVQVEHPVTEMVTGVDIVKEMLLIGGGQKLSIKQEDVVIRGHAVECRINAEDPRTFMPSPGKVKHFHAPGGNGVRVDSHLYDGYAVPPHYDSLIGKLITFGANRDEAMGRMRNALDELIVDGIKTNAPLHRDLVRDAGFCKGGVNIHYLEKKLGMDKH, encoded by the coding sequence ATGTTGGAAAAAGTACTGATCGCCAACCGCGGCGAAATCGCCCTGCGAGTGCTGCGTGCCTGCAAGGAACTGGGCATCAAGACCGTAGCGGTCCATTCGACTGCCGACCGCGATCTGATGCACGTGTCGCTCGCCGATGAGTCGGTGTGCATCGGCCCGGCCTCCTCCGCTCAGTCCTACCTGAGCATCCCGGCGATCATCGCCGCGGCAGAGGTCACCGGCGCGGACGGCATCCATCCCGGCTACGGCTTCCTGGCCGAGAACGCCGACTTCGCCGAGCAGGTGGAGAAATCCGGCTTCACCTTTATCGGCCCGACCGCCGACGTGATCCGTCTGATGGGTGACAAGGTGTCGGCCAAGCACGCCATGAAGAAAGCCGGTGTACCGACCGTGCCGGGCTCCGATGGCCCGCTGCCGGAAGACGAACAGCTGGCGCTGAAGATCGCCCGTGAAGTCGGTTACCCGGTGATCATCAAGGCCGCCGGCGGCGGCGGTGGTCGCGGCATGCGCGTGGTGCACAAGGAAGAGGATCTGATCGCCTCGGCCAAGCTGACCCGCAACGAAGCCGGTGCAGCCTTCGGCAACTCGATGGTCTACCTCGAAAAATTCCTGACCAACCCGCGCCACGTGGAGATCCAGGTGCTCGCCGACGGCCAGGGCAATGCCATCCACCTGGGTGACCGCGACTGCTCGCTGCAGCGCCGCCACCAGAAGGTGATCGAGGAAGCCCCTGCTCCGCTGATCGACGAAGAAGCCCGCCGCAAGGTCCAGGCCCGTTGCGTCCAGGCCTGCATCGACATCGGCTACCGCGGCGCCGGCACGTTCGAGTTTCTCTATGAAGACGGCAACTTCTACTTCATCGAGATGAACACCCGCGTGCAGGTCGAGCACCCGGTCACCGAGATGGTCACCGGCGTCGATATCGTCAAGGAGATGCTGCTGATCGGTGGCGGCCAGAAGCTGTCGATCAAACAGGAAGATGTAGTCATTCGCGGCCACGCCGTGGAATGCCGCATCAACGCCGAAGACCCGCGCACCTTCATGCCCAGCCCGGGCAAGGTGAAGCACTTCCACGCGCCGGGCGGCAACGGCGTGCGCGTCGATTCGCACCTTTACGACGGTTATGCGGTACCGCCGCACTACGATTCGCTGATCGGCAAGCTGATCACCTTCGGCGCCAACCGCGACGAGGCGATGGGCCGCATGCGCAATGCCCTGGACGAGCTGATCGTCGACGGCATCAAGACCAACGCCCCGCTGCACCGCGACCTGGTGCGCGATGCAGGCTTCTGTAAGGGCGGCGTGAACATCCACTACCTGGAAAAGAAATTGGGTATGGACAAGCACTGA
- the dusB gene encoding tRNA dihydrouridine synthase DusB, with the protein MSAVRIGPYTLSNRLILAPMAGVTDQPFRQLCRRFGAGMVVSEMLTSDVRLWNSRKSRLRMPHADEPEPRSVQIAGGDPQMLAEAARRNVELGAQIIDINMGCPAKKVCNKAAGSALMRDERLVGQILDAVVAAVDVPVTLKIRTGWDRQNRNGSTIARIAEQSGIAALAVHGRTRADLYTGEAEYDTIATIKQQVTIPVFANGDIDSPHKARQVLQATGADALLIGRAAQGRPWIFREIEHFLDTGELLAQPSSDAIEATVLQHLDALHAFYGDVMGARIARKHVGWYLQTLPGAREFRARFNHLEDRAAQAASVRAFFAEQRSRPDSGDGQGVAA; encoded by the coding sequence ATGTCAGCGGTACGCATCGGCCCCTACACCTTATCGAATCGTCTGATTCTCGCGCCCATGGCCGGCGTGACCGATCAGCCGTTCCGCCAGCTCTGCCGACGCTTCGGCGCGGGCATGGTGGTCTCGGAAATGCTCACCAGCGACGTGCGCCTGTGGAACAGCCGCAAGTCGCGCCTGCGCATGCCGCATGCCGATGAGCCGGAGCCGCGCTCGGTGCAGATCGCTGGCGGTGATCCGCAGATGCTTGCCGAGGCGGCACGGCGCAACGTCGAGCTGGGCGCACAGATCATCGATATCAACATGGGCTGCCCGGCCAAGAAGGTTTGCAACAAGGCCGCCGGCTCCGCGTTGATGCGCGACGAGCGGCTGGTCGGGCAGATCCTCGACGCCGTGGTCGCCGCCGTCGACGTGCCCGTGACCCTGAAGATCCGCACCGGCTGGGACCGCCAGAACCGCAACGGTTCGACGATCGCGCGGATCGCCGAGCAGAGTGGAATCGCCGCGCTGGCCGTGCATGGCCGTACGCGCGCCGATCTCTACACCGGCGAAGCCGAATACGACACCATCGCGACGATCAAGCAGCAGGTAACCATTCCGGTTTTCGCCAATGGCGATATCGACTCGCCACACAAGGCGCGCCAAGTGCTGCAGGCGACCGGCGCCGATGCCCTGCTGATCGGCCGGGCGGCGCAGGGCCGGCCGTGGATCTTCCGCGAGATCGAGCATTTCCTCGACACCGGAGAGCTACTGGCCCAACCATCCTCCGACGCCATCGAAGCCACCGTGCTGCAGCATCTGGACGCTCTGCACGCCTTCTACGGCGATGTCATGGGTGCGCGCATCGCCCGCAAGCACGTCGGCTGGTATCTGCAAACACTGCCGGGCGCCCGGGAATTCCGCGCCCGGTTCAATCACCTGGAAGACAGGGCGGCACAGGCTGCCAGCGTTCGGGCGTTCTTCGCCGAGCAACGATCAAGGCCCGATTCGGGGGATGGACAGGGGGTGGCCGCATGA
- a CDS encoding Rieske (2Fe-2S) protein: protein MIRLCASNELVEGQSRGFVLPQIRVLAVRRDGVPYLYENRCPHRGIALEWLPDQFLDSSGSLLQCATHGALFLIESGECVAGPCAGQGLRPLIGSEREGVIWLHDETIQRES, encoded by the coding sequence ATGATCCGTCTATGCGCGTCGAACGAACTGGTCGAAGGCCAGAGCCGCGGTTTCGTCCTGCCGCAGATCCGCGTGCTGGCTGTGCGTCGTGACGGCGTGCCGTACCTGTACGAAAATCGCTGCCCGCACCGCGGAATCGCACTTGAGTGGTTGCCCGACCAGTTCCTCGACAGCAGCGGCAGTCTCCTGCAATGCGCGACCCATGGCGCGCTGTTCCTGATCGAATCGGGCGAATGCGTCGCCGGCCCCTGCGCCGGCCAGGGGCTGCGACCGCTGATCGGCAGCGAACGCGAGGGGGTGATCTGGTTGCACGACGAGACAATACAACGCGAGTCCTGA